ATGCAAAGGACCAGGCCAAAACCGAAGGTGACAAGATGATTGCCCAGGCTAAGGCGACAATTGAAAGTGAAAAAAAGGCCGCTGTGGCAGAAATTAAGAATCAGGTTGCTGAACTTTCTGTGCAGATCGCTGAGAAAGTGCTCAAGGAAGAATTGACCAATAAAGACAAACAGTTGAAATTGGTCGACAATATGTTGGGCGATATTAAATTGAATTAATCCCATGAACGAAGCAAGAGCGGCAGCGCGTTATGCCAAGGCAATTCTGGACTTTGCGATTGAGCAGAAAAAGACCGATATCCTGGAAAAGGATATGAGGGCTATTACTGAAACTATCGGCACAAGTAAGGAGTTAAGAGAGATGCTGGCGAGTCCCGTTTTAAAGGGAGAGATGAAGAAAAAAGCTCTGCTGTCTGTCTTTAAGGGCACTGATGTTATCACCGAAGGTCTGATCGATTTGCTGCTTCAAAACAAAAGAATCGGCCTCCTCAATGAGGTAGCCATCAAATATATTATCCTCAATGAAAACCTTAAAGGACAGGGTGTAGCTTTTGTGACTACTGCAGTTCCGCTTTCGGGAGAATTGGAGAAGAGGGTTCTGAAAGAAGTATCTAAACTTACAGGCAACAAAGTTGTGCTGAAGAATAAGGTTGATAAAAGCATCGTTGGCGGATTTATCCTTAGAGTAGGGGATTTGCAATACGATGCGAGTATCTCTAATAAATTAAATTCCATTAAAAGAGAATTTACAAAAAGCATATAAATTTTAATTGCGAAGACAGGGAAGTGTTAACCCCTTGCTTCGTTCAATATTTTAAATCATATGGCAGGAGTTAAAGCCGCAGAAGTATCGGCGATCTTAAAAAAACAATTATCTGGCTTCGAAGCTAAAGCAAGCTTGGATGAAATTGGAACCGTTCTTCAGGTAGGAGATGGTATTGCCCGTGTTTACGGACTTTCCAATGCACAATACGGAGAGTTGGTAGAGTTTGAGGGTGGACTGGAAGGTATCGTTCTCAACCTTGAAGAAGATAACGTTGGGGTAGTATTACTCGGACCTTCAAGAGAAATTAAAGAAGGAACAACAGTAAAGAGAACTCAGCGAATTGCCTCTATCAATGTAGGAGAGGGTATCGTAGGAAGGGTAGTAGATACTCTCGGTAACCCTATCGATGGTAAGGGTCCGATCTCAGGGAAGACTTATGAAATGCCACTGGAGAGAAAAGCTCCCGGGGTTATCTTCCGTCAACCTGTAAACGAGCCACTTCAGACAGGAATTAAAGCGATTGACGCTATGATTCCAGTAGGTCGGGGGCAACGTGAATTGGTGATTGGAGACCGTCAGACTGGGAAAACCACAGTTTGTATCGACACCATCATCAACCAAAAAGAATTCTTTGATGCCGGCAATCCTGTATATTGTATCTATGTGGCCATTGGACAGAAAGCCTCAACAGTTGCAAACATTGCAAAGACTCTTGAAGATAAAGGAGCTTTAGCTTATACTACTATTGTAGCCGCCAATGCTTCAGATCCTGCACCTATGCAGGTTTATGCCCCTTTCGCAGGTGCAGCAATCGGTGAATTCTTCAGGGATAGTGGTCGTCCTGCTTTAATTATTTACGATGACTTGTCTAAACAGGCCGTTGCATACCGGGAGGTTTCATTATTGCTTAGACGTCCACCGGGACGGGAAGCGTATCCCGGAGATGTTTTCTACCTCCATTCAAGGTTGTTAGAAAGAGCAGCAAAGGTTATCGATGATGATGCTATTGCAAAGAACATGAACGATTTGCCTGAACCCCTTAAGCCAATGGTTAAGGGAGGAGGGTCTCTTACAGCATTACCTATAATTGAGACTCAGGCTGGTGACGTATCCGCATATATTCCAACCAATGTGATCTCTATTACAGACGGACAGATATTCCTTGAGCAGGATTTATTTAACCAAGGTGTCAGACCCGCAATTAACGTTGGGATATCCGTATCACGGGTAGGGGGATCAGCTCAGATTAAGTCGATGAAAAAGGTAGCGGGAACCCTGAAGTTAGACCAGGCTCAGTTCCGCGAACTGGAAGCGTTTGCGAAATTCGGCTCCGATCTTGATGCCGCAACGCTCAATGTAATTGAAAAAGGTCGAAGGAATGTTGAGATCCTGAAACAGGCCCAGAACGACCCCTTTACGGTTGAGGATCAGGTAGCGATCATATTCGCCGGATCCAAAAACCTCTTAAGGGATGTGCCGGTTGAAAAGGTAAAAGATTTTGAACAGGATTATCTGGAATTCTTAAATGCCAAGCACAGAGATACACTTGACGCCTTAAAAGCTGGTAAACTTACTGATGAAATTACGGATACATTATCAGCTGTTTGCAAAGATTTGGTCAAGAAATATAAAAGCTAAACTCAGCAGAAGATAAAAAATGGCAAACCTAAAGGAAATACGGAATAGAATAGCTTCGGTTTCTTCAACCATGCAGATCACCAGTGCCATGAAAATGGTATCTGCTGCTAAGTTGAAAAAAGCACAGGATGCGATCACCGCCATGCGTCCGTATGCCAATAAATTAACTGAGTTATTGCAAAACCTAAGTGGCAGCCTGGATGCTGATACGGGAAGCGCATATGCAGAAGAGCGTCCGGTAAATAAAGTACTTCTTGTTGCTATCACTTCAAATCGCGGCTTATGTGGGGCCTTTAATTCCAATATTGTCAAGGAGAGTATTTCACTAATGTCGAATACCTTCAAAGATCAGGAAGTTCATTTTGTGACCGTTGGAAAAAAGGGAACCGATCTACTGAAGAAGAAGAACAAAGTGATAGCAGATCACAGCAAGGTCTATGACGACCTTTCTTTTGACAATGTGGCTCAAATTGCTGAGGAATTAATGGATTACTACCTCGATGGGTCGTACGATAAGATTGTATTGGTTTACAACAAGTTTAAGAATGCAGCCACTCAGATTTTAATGACAGAGCAATTTCTCCCAATCGTGGCGGAAAAGTCGGAGTCAAAAAACTCGGTGGATTACATTTTTGAGCCTGAAAAGGAACAAATCGTGATGGAACTCATTCCAAAATCACTAAAAACCCAGTTGTACAAAGCAGTGAGGGATTCTTTTGCCAGTGAACACGGCGCCCGAATGACGGCAATGCACAAGGCGACAGATAATGCTTCAGAACTGAGAGATCAGTTGAAATTGACATACAACAAGGCTCGACAAGCGGCAATCACTAACGAAATCCTTGAAATCGTAGGAGGTGCGGAAGCGTTGAATAATTAAATAAATACCATTATACCATGTAAAACCCCAACCGATGTTGGGGTTTTCTTTTTTTCAGTACTTAAGAATAAGTACTTTTGGCACCACTATTGAATATAAATTCAGTAAAAGGATAAATCATGAAAAAAATTCCCTTCTATATAGTTATCATATTATTTGGTTTGTTTGGATGTTCGTCCCAGAAGAAACTTACTTCAGAAGCTCCATTTACTGTAGAAGGAGCAAACTGTCAAGAGTATGCTGCCGGACGGGAAGAAGGAGGCACAGGTTTTACTCTTAAGATTCCCTTAAAGGGCGAGTTGACTTCTATTGATTTTCAACAAGTGTATTTCAGAGGCCATGCAATGCAACCCGAATTATCGACAATTGATGGAGAATCGGTATTAGTGTGCCTATACGAAAATATCAAACCTGATGGAGGGAAAGGCCTTGTGATGCATGCAGATCCTCGAGAAGAGGTAGGAAATCAGCCTCCTGCCATGTTAGGAGAGAAAGAAGAGTTCCCCTTTGAATTAAATGCAGACGAAGCTGTTATTGGATTTTCAGAGATTGGGAAAAAGAAGTTGAACTACTACAAAATTACCGGTATCAAAGAGAAAATACCTGTTCAATATCCCTCCCGTCCCAAAAACTAACTTTGTTGGCAGGCTTTAAATACCTAATTTTAAGCCTTACCTAACATCACTGCGGTTGAGTCTGTTTCAAAAGTTATTTAAACAAACCTTTATATATGGATTGGCAACAGTCTTACCCAGAATGCTGTCATTTATACTGGTTCCTCTTTATACCCAGGTAATGCCCACCGGATCTTATGGAGAAGTCACCCTAATCTTTGCCTGGTTTGCCATATTTAATGTAATTCTTGCCTATGGGATGGAAACAGCATTCTTCCGCTTCTATAACAGTGAGAAAAACACCACCCAGGTAATATCCACTTCCCTTATTTCCCTTACAGGAACTACCTTCGTATTCACTTTTTTAGCCTTGATTTTTCAGGATCAATTGGCCTTATTCCTCAATATTGAAGGACAGTTTATCAAGTATGTCATTTTTATTCTCGCTCTTGATGCTCTTGCGATTATTCCCTTTGCACTATTAAGGGCAAAACAGAATCCTAAACGCTACGCAATCATCAAGATCCTGAATGTGGCGATTAACCTCAGCCTTAATGTTTTTTTCCTGCTTCTACTGCCGGGTCTTGCACAAGACAACTCAGAAGGAGTGCTGGGCATGATCTACAGAAGTGATTTCGAGATCTCATACATTTTTATTTCCAATCTGATCGCAAGTGGATTTACGCTTCTGTTAGTCTCACCAACCTATAAACTGCCTAATTATTCATTTGACAGGAATTTGTGGGCAAAGATGATCAGATACGGACTTCCGGTTATGATAGCGGGTATTGCCTTTACAATAAATGAAGTATTTGATCGAATAATGCTCTCTGAACTCCTGCCTGCTGCCATAGCGAAAAGTGAGATCGGAAAATATTCTGCTTGTTATAAGATCGCCTTGTTTATGACCTTGTTCGCGACAGCATTCCGACTCGGAATAGAGCCTTTTTTTTTCAGCCATTCCAAAACGGAGAACCCACAACGGGCATATGCCCAGATCACTAATTACTTTGTGGTATTAGGGAGTGTAATCTTGCTGGCGGTCGTTGTTTTTTCTGATCCCTTAAAGGTCTTGATAGTTCGAAATTCGGACTACTGGGAAGCCATGCCCGTGGTTCCTATTATTGTCTTAGCTAGTTTTTGTCTGGGGATTTACCACAATTTATCCGTCTGGTATAAGGTAACTGACCGCACCAGATTTGGGGCTTATATTTCTATCACCGGAGCTGTAATTACCATAGTGATCAACTATCTGTTTATTCCTTCAATTGGGTATTACGCATCTGCCTACGCCACCCTTGCTGCTTATGCGAGTATGATGCTGATCTCGTATTATTTCGGGCGTAAATACTATCCGATCCCTTACAATTTCAGGAAGATTTGCTTCTATATGGGAATTTCAATTCTATTCTCAGTTCTTTCATTCTACGTTTTTAACGGGAATATAATAATTGGGTCACTCTTCCTTTTAGTATTTTTACTTCTGGTATACAAATTGGAATACGCCCTTCTCAAACGAATCTTTATAAGAAATGAAAATTAAGATTATAAACAGGTCACATCATTCGCTTCCTGAATACGAAACAGGCTCATCGGCTGGGATGGACCTCCGTGCCCGACTTGAAAATCCCGTAAGCTTGGGACCTCTGGAAAGAAAAGTAATAAATACAGGCTTATTCCTCGAATTACCTGTAGGTTATGAAGCCCAGATCAGACCGAGAAGTGGCCTGGCTGCAAAGCGCGGGATAACGGTGCTTAATACTCCGGGCACCATTGATGCGGATTACAGAGGTGAAATTGGCGTGATTCTTGTAAACCTTTCCCATGAGGCTTTTGTTATTGAAGACGGTGAGCGAATCGCTCAAATGGTGATTTCCAGTCACGAACGAGCTACCTGGGTTGAGGTACAGGAATTATCTGAAACCAGCAGGGGCCAAGGAGGCTTTGGAAGTACTGGAACCCGTTAGCCCTTCTATAGAGGTTAAAATCTCGAATACTATGAAATGGGTATATCTATTCAAATTAGTTCTTCTGATGGCTCTGGTGATGCCTGTCAGGAGTATTGCCCAGGAGGAAGAGAGTGCCGAGATCTCATTAGAAGAAAATACCGACGAATTTCAGGAATTATTTTTTGAGGCCCTTAAACAGAAAGGCATAGAGAATTATGACAAGGCTATTAACGCACTTCTAAAGTGCAAAGAAATTGATCCGCAGAGTCATGTTGTGGATCATGAACTGGCAAAGACGTATCAGCTCAATGATCAGTTTGCTCTGGCACAGGAATACGCTCTTTCGGCATTAAACCAACATGCTGGCAACCTTTGGTACCTCAACACCTATCTTTCTATTGTGGGTTTGGGTGAGAGTAACTTCGACTCCCTAAAAGATCAGATTCCCTTTGACAATGTCAGGCTAAAGGAGAATCTTATTGAGATTTTGGTTGATAAAAAGCAATATGATCTCGCTAAGAGAGTCCTGAAAATAATGAAAAAAAGCGGATTTACAGTTCGCATGACGGCCCGTATGGATGATGCTCAAGCACAGGAAAATCAAGAGGAAGAAGTATTTCAGGCCGATGAAAGTGTAAAAGCAGATGATCCATTGGAGCGATTGATGAACACCTTGCGTACCCACTTAGAAAATGAAGACTACGAAGCCTTAAATACGCTTTCAACTGAGGCTCTTGAAGAGTACCCTTTACAACCTTTTCTGTATTACGCGAAAGGATTGGCACTCAACCAGGCTTCGGATTTCAGGCAAGCAGCAGATTATTTAACAATGGGCCTCGATTTTATATACGAAAACGATAAGTTGACGTTATTGTTTTATACTGAGTTAGCTAAGGCTTACAAGGGTTTAGGTGATACACCTATGGCAAATATGTATCTTAGTAAAATGAAAAATAGGTCATAAGAAGATGGAGATGATAAAAGGTGTGGGTATAAAATTTGGGTTAGGGATAATGCTATTAGCTATGGTATTATCCTGTAAATCCACAAAGGTTCTTTCTGACCAAACTCTCGATGCAAAATTACCGGCGAGAACAATTATCAGGAATCACTATAAAAATACAGTCGATTTTAAAACACTTACCGGAAGACTGAAAATAGATTTTTCTGACGGAGCATCCAATCAGAGCCTGGGAGTAAGTCTCAGAATGGAGAAGGACAAAGCCATTTGGTTAAGTGCCCCATTGGGGGTTGTAAAAGCCATGATTACTCCAAACAGGGTGACCTTCTACAATAAATTGGAGAACAATTACTTTGATGGCAACTTTGAATATTTAAGTCGATTGTTAGGAACGGAACTCGACTATAATAAAGTGCAAAATCTCTTACTCGGGGAAGCTCTTTTTGACCTGAGGGATGATCGATACGAGGTAAGTTTAAATACCACTTCCTATGAACTTAAGCCGGCAAAGTCGATAGAGTTGTTTAAAACACTTTTTATGATTTATCCCGGAAGCTTTAAACTTGCTTCACAGCAGATTTCACAACCCCTTCAAAAGAGACTGCTCGAGATCCGATACAAGGACTATCAGGAAAAAAATAATAAAATTGTTCCAAATTCTGTTGGAATACTGGCCATAGATAATAATCAGCGGAATGTTATTGATATTGAGTATCGCAATATTGAATTCAATACTAAGGTGAGTTTTCCGTATAAGATCCCCAATGGTTACGAAAAGATTGTTTTGAATTGATATGAATACATTCTTTGGACAACGGCTTACTCTCATTCTTACCATATGTTTGCTTTATGGCATCGCCGGAGTAGCCCAAACCAACGAACAAAAGGCTCTCGAGGAAAAGCGAGAGCAATTACAAAAGGAAATCACCGAGATGAACCGCCTGCTTTTTGCAGAACGGAAACAGAGGGGTACTGTCCTAGATCAATTGGAGCTTCTCGATCAAAAGATCAATGTTAGGCAGCAACTCATAAGGGTCACCAATCAGCAATCAAACTTACTCAGCAGGCAGGTAAATGCCAATATCAGGAATATTGCTAAACTCCGTGAAGACCTCGATATACTCAAGGATGAGTACGCCAATATGATCAGAAAATCATATCGCAATCGTTCTCAACAAAGTCGATTGATGTTTCTGCTCTCTTCTTCCAATTTTTACCAGGCATACAAGCGTCTTCAGTACCTGAAACAGTATACCCGTTACAGGAAAGAACAGGGGGTACAGATCGCGGAGAAAACGGAAGACCTTATTACGCTTAATAACGATCTTACCAGACAACGGAGGGAGAAGGAGTCATTAATTGCAGAGAATAAATTGGCGCGAAAGGAACTCTTTGAAGAGATCAATGAACAGAAAGGCCTTCTAAAAACCATCAGGCAGAATGAGAGCAACTACGCCGTTGCCATCAACAAGAAAAAGGCAGAGGCCAGAAAGATTGATGAACAAATTGAGCGACTCATCCGGAGTGCGATCGCAGCCTCAAATAAAAAGGCGGGAAACGCGGCTTCCAGCAGCAG
This DNA window, taken from Muriicola soli, encodes the following:
- a CDS encoding lipopolysaccharide biosynthesis protein, which encodes MSLFQKLFKQTFIYGLATVLPRMLSFILVPLYTQVMPTGSYGEVTLIFAWFAIFNVILAYGMETAFFRFYNSEKNTTQVISTSLISLTGTTFVFTFLALIFQDQLALFLNIEGQFIKYVIFILALDALAIIPFALLRAKQNPKRYAIIKILNVAINLSLNVFFLLLLPGLAQDNSEGVLGMIYRSDFEISYIFISNLIASGFTLLLVSPTYKLPNYSFDRNLWAKMIRYGLPVMIAGIAFTINEVFDRIMLSELLPAAIAKSEIGKYSACYKIALFMTLFATAFRLGIEPFFFSHSKTENPQRAYAQITNYFVVLGSVILLAVVVFSDPLKVLIVRNSDYWEAMPVVPIIVLASFCLGIYHNLSVWYKVTDRTRFGAYISITGAVITIVINYLFIPSIGYYASAYATLAAYASMMLISYYFGRKYYPIPYNFRKICFYMGISILFSVLSFYVFNGNIIIGSLFLLVFLLLVYKLEYALLKRIFIRNEN
- the atpA gene encoding F0F1 ATP synthase subunit alpha — protein: MAGVKAAEVSAILKKQLSGFEAKASLDEIGTVLQVGDGIARVYGLSNAQYGELVEFEGGLEGIVLNLEEDNVGVVLLGPSREIKEGTTVKRTQRIASINVGEGIVGRVVDTLGNPIDGKGPISGKTYEMPLERKAPGVIFRQPVNEPLQTGIKAIDAMIPVGRGQRELVIGDRQTGKTTVCIDTIINQKEFFDAGNPVYCIYVAIGQKASTVANIAKTLEDKGALAYTTIVAANASDPAPMQVYAPFAGAAIGEFFRDSGRPALIIYDDLSKQAVAYREVSLLLRRPPGREAYPGDVFYLHSRLLERAAKVIDDDAIAKNMNDLPEPLKPMVKGGGSLTALPIIETQAGDVSAYIPTNVISITDGQIFLEQDLFNQGVRPAINVGISVSRVGGSAQIKSMKKVAGTLKLDQAQFRELEAFAKFGSDLDAATLNVIEKGRRNVEILKQAQNDPFTVEDQVAIIFAGSKNLLRDVPVEKVKDFEQDYLEFLNAKHRDTLDALKAGKLTDEITDTLSAVCKDLVKKYKS
- the dut gene encoding dUTP diphosphatase, which codes for MKIKIINRSHHSLPEYETGSSAGMDLRARLENPVSLGPLERKVINTGLFLELPVGYEAQIRPRSGLAAKRGITVLNTPGTIDADYRGEIGVILVNLSHEAFVIEDGERIAQMVISSHERATWVEVQELSETSRGQGGFGSTGTR
- a CDS encoding murein hydrolase activator EnvC family protein translates to MNTFFGQRLTLILTICLLYGIAGVAQTNEQKALEEKREQLQKEITEMNRLLFAERKQRGTVLDQLELLDQKINVRQQLIRVTNQQSNLLSRQVNANIRNIAKLREDLDILKDEYANMIRKSYRNRSQQSRLMFLLSSSNFYQAYKRLQYLKQYTRYRKEQGVQIAEKTEDLITLNNDLTRQRREKESLIAENKLARKELFEEINEQKGLLKTIRQNESNYAVAINKKKAEARKIDEQIERLIRSAIAASNKKAGNAASSSRFVLTPEATVIANNFSANKGRLIWPVEKGIKRQGFGIYSDAVYPGIKHQNNGVIIATDKGAKARAVFEGEVIAIMAVPGGGKGVQVKHGNYISTYYNLANLFVKKGDKVIAKEELGEIYTNRLNGLTQLKFYLYRDATRLNPEDWIYQL
- the atpG gene encoding ATP synthase F1 subunit gamma; its protein translation is MANLKEIRNRIASVSSTMQITSAMKMVSAAKLKKAQDAITAMRPYANKLTELLQNLSGSLDADTGSAYAEERPVNKVLLVAITSNRGLCGAFNSNIVKESISLMSNTFKDQEVHFVTVGKKGTDLLKKKNKVIADHSKVYDDLSFDNVAQIAEELMDYYLDGSYDKIVLVYNKFKNAATQILMTEQFLPIVAEKSESKNSVDYIFEPEKEQIVMELIPKSLKTQLYKAVRDSFASEHGARMTAMHKATDNASELRDQLKLTYNKARQAAITNEILEIVGGAEALNN
- a CDS encoding DUF4292 domain-containing protein produces the protein MEMIKGVGIKFGLGIMLLAMVLSCKSTKVLSDQTLDAKLPARTIIRNHYKNTVDFKTLTGRLKIDFSDGASNQSLGVSLRMEKDKAIWLSAPLGVVKAMITPNRVTFYNKLENNYFDGNFEYLSRLLGTELDYNKVQNLLLGEALFDLRDDRYEVSLNTTSYELKPAKSIELFKTLFMIYPGSFKLASQQISQPLQKRLLEIRYKDYQEKNNKIVPNSVGILAIDNNQRNVIDIEYRNIEFNTKVSFPYKIPNGYEKIVLN
- a CDS encoding tetratricopeptide repeat protein gives rise to the protein MKWVYLFKLVLLMALVMPVRSIAQEEESAEISLEENTDEFQELFFEALKQKGIENYDKAINALLKCKEIDPQSHVVDHELAKTYQLNDQFALAQEYALSALNQHAGNLWYLNTYLSIVGLGESNFDSLKDQIPFDNVRLKENLIEILVDKKQYDLAKRVLKIMKKSGFTVRMTARMDDAQAQENQEEEVFQADESVKADDPLERLMNTLRTHLENEDYEALNTLSTEALEEYPLQPFLYYAKGLALNQASDFRQAADYLTMGLDFIYENDKLTLLFYTELAKAYKGLGDTPMANMYLSKMKNRS
- the atpH gene encoding ATP synthase F1 subunit delta, whose amino-acid sequence is MNEARAAARYAKAILDFAIEQKKTDILEKDMRAITETIGTSKELREMLASPVLKGEMKKKALLSVFKGTDVITEGLIDLLLQNKRIGLLNEVAIKYIILNENLKGQGVAFVTTAVPLSGELEKRVLKEVSKLTGNKVVLKNKVDKSIVGGFILRVGDLQYDASISNKLNSIKREFTKSI